A stretch of Vibrio maritimus DNA encodes these proteins:
- a CDS encoding ParA family protein, producing the protein MGKIVAIANQKGGVGKTTTCINLAASMAATKRKVLVIDLDPQGNATMASGVDKYQVETTAYDLLVDELPFDQVVCTDTSGQFDLIAANGDVTAAEIKLMEVFAREVRLKHALAPIRDNYDFIFIDCPPSLNLLTINAMAAADSVLVPMQCEYFALEGLTALMDTISKLAAVVNENLKIEGLLRTMYDPRNRLANEVSEQLKKHFGDKVYRTVIPRNVRLAEAPSHGKPAMYYDKYSAGAKAYLALAGEMLRREEVTA; encoded by the coding sequence GTGGGAAAAATTGTCGCTATCGCGAACCAAAAAGGTGGGGTTGGGAAGACTACCACGTGTATTAACTTAGCTGCCTCGATGGCAGCGACAAAGCGTAAAGTGTTAGTGATTGACCTTGACCCTCAAGGCAATGCGACAATGGCCAGCGGTGTTGATAAGTACCAAGTTGAAACAACTGCTTACGATTTACTGGTCGATGAGCTACCTTTTGACCAAGTTGTGTGCACCGATACCTCGGGCCAATTTGATCTAATTGCTGCGAACGGGGACGTAACTGCAGCGGAAATCAAGCTTATGGAGGTGTTTGCGCGCGAAGTTCGGCTAAAACACGCGTTAGCGCCAATCCGTGATAACTATGATTTCATCTTTATCGATTGTCCTCCCTCTTTGAACCTACTTACAATTAATGCGATGGCTGCAGCAGACTCTGTGCTCGTGCCGATGCAGTGTGAGTATTTCGCGCTTGAAGGTCTGACCGCACTGATGGATACCATCAGTAAGCTGGCCGCGGTGGTGAATGAGAATCTTAAGATCGAAGGTTTGCTTCGAACTATGTATGACCCTCGAAACCGTCTGGCGAATGAAGTATCGGAACAATTGAAAAAACACTTCGGCGACAAAGTCTACCGAACCGTTATCCCTAGGAACGTCCGCCTCGCTGAGGCTCCTAGCCATGGCAAGCCTGCAATGTACTACGACAAGTATTCTGCAGGGGCGAAAGCGTATTTAGCGTTGGCTGGTGAGATGCTACGACGAGAAGAAGTAACGGCTTAA
- the rsmG gene encoding 16S rRNA (guanine(527)-N(7))-methyltransferase RsmG, with protein MSNLRTKLDQLIAETSLEVSELQREQLVGYVQLLDKWNKAYNLTSVRHPEDMLVKHILDSIIVGEHIEGERFIDVGTGPGLPGVPLAIMNPTKSFTLLDSLGKRIRFIKQVAHELKIKNVSPVQSRVEEFDAGEGFDGVLSRAFASMTDMVNWCEHLPKPQSGRFYALKGQLHEQEIAELPSWCSVIEIKPLQVPELEGDRHLVILSKKG; from the coding sequence GTGAGCAACCTAAGAACAAAACTTGATCAACTCATTGCGGAGACCTCACTAGAGGTCTCTGAACTTCAACGTGAACAGCTCGTAGGCTACGTTCAGCTTCTCGATAAGTGGAACAAAGCCTACAACCTCACGTCAGTGCGCCACCCTGAAGATATGTTAGTGAAACATATTCTTGATAGCATCATCGTGGGTGAGCATATTGAAGGCGAACGCTTTATTGATGTCGGTACAGGCCCTGGATTGCCTGGCGTTCCTCTTGCCATCATGAACCCAACCAAGTCATTTACCTTGTTGGATAGTCTTGGCAAGCGAATTCGATTCATAAAGCAGGTTGCGCACGAACTGAAGATAAAAAATGTCAGCCCAGTCCAATCTCGAGTGGAAGAATTTGACGCAGGAGAAGGCTTTGATGGAGTATTGAGTCGTGCATTTGCGTCAATGACAGACATGGTGAACTGGTGTGAACATTTACCAAAACCACAGTCTGGTCGCTTTTATGCTCTAAAGGGTCAGCTTCACGAACAGGAGATCGCCGAATTACCGTCATGGTGTTCTGTGATCGAAATCAAACCTTTGCAAGTTCCTGAGTTGGAAGGTGACCGTCATCTTGTAATCTTATCCAAGAAAGGATAA
- the mnmG gene encoding tRNA uridine-5-carboxymethylaminomethyl(34) synthesis enzyme MnmG: protein MLYHETFDVIVVGGGHAGTEAALASARTGQKTLLLTHNIDTLGQMSCNPAIGGIGKGHLVKEVDAMGGLMAEAIDHAGIQFRTLNASKGPAVRATRAQADRALYKAYVRHALENAPNLTLFQQSVDDLIVEQDQVRGVVTEMGLKFHAKSVVLTVGTFLGGKIHIGMESSSGGRMGDQPSIALAHRLRELPFRVDRLKTGTPPRIDARSVNFSELEVQHGDNPTPVFSFLGQRTQHPTQIPCFITHTNESTHEVIRNNLDRSPMYAGVIEGIGPRYCPSIEDKVMRFADKNSHQIFIEPEGLTTHELYPNGISTSLPFDVQVQIVRSMKGFENAHIVRPGYAIEYDFFDPRDLKQTYETKFISGLFFAGQINGTTGYEEAAAQGLMAGLNASLFSQGKEGWSPRRDQAYMGVLIDDLSTMGTKEPYRMFTSRAEYRLLLREDNADIRLTEHAHQLGLIDEQRWSRFNEKMENMAKERQRLKETWINPKSEGVEALNALLKTPISREASGEDLLRRPELTYSQLTALDAFGPALEDQQASEQVEIQVKYEGYIQRQQDEIEKSLRHENTKIPADLDYSDVKGLSNEVVAKLSEAKPETIGIASRISGITPAAISILLVYLKKQGVLKKGEAA, encoded by the coding sequence ATGCTTTATCACGAAACATTTGACGTCATCGTTGTAGGTGGCGGACATGCAGGAACGGAAGCCGCACTCGCATCTGCTCGCACAGGGCAAAAAACACTTCTGCTAACGCACAATATTGATACTCTGGGTCAGATGTCATGTAACCCAGCTATTGGTGGCATCGGCAAAGGGCACCTAGTAAAGGAAGTGGATGCTATGGGTGGTCTAATGGCAGAGGCCATCGATCATGCTGGTATTCAGTTCCGCACGTTAAATGCGTCTAAAGGTCCAGCGGTACGTGCTACTCGTGCACAAGCAGACCGTGCACTGTACAAAGCGTACGTACGTCACGCACTAGAAAACGCGCCGAATCTGACCTTATTCCAACAGTCGGTAGATGATTTGATCGTCGAACAAGATCAAGTGCGCGGTGTTGTAACGGAAATGGGACTTAAGTTCCACGCTAAATCCGTGGTACTAACAGTCGGCACCTTCCTTGGTGGTAAGATCCACATCGGTATGGAAAGTTCATCCGGTGGTCGCATGGGGGATCAGCCGTCTATCGCGCTTGCCCATCGTCTTCGTGAGTTACCATTTAGAGTGGATCGCCTTAAAACAGGCACACCACCACGTATCGATGCACGTAGTGTTAATTTCTCTGAATTAGAGGTACAACACGGTGATAACCCAACACCTGTGTTCTCGTTCTTGGGGCAGCGCACACAGCATCCAACTCAGATTCCATGTTTTATCACGCACACCAACGAAAGCACTCATGAAGTGATTCGTAACAACCTAGATCGCAGCCCAATGTACGCCGGTGTGATCGAAGGTATTGGTCCGCGCTATTGTCCGTCTATCGAAGATAAGGTCATGCGCTTTGCGGATAAAAATAGTCATCAAATTTTCATTGAGCCAGAAGGCTTAACGACACATGAATTGTACCCAAATGGCATCTCGACGAGCTTGCCGTTCGACGTACAGGTTCAGATCGTTCGCTCGATGAAAGGCTTTGAAAATGCACATATCGTTCGTCCAGGTTACGCGATTGAGTACGATTTCTTCGATCCTCGTGACCTAAAACAGACCTACGAAACCAAATTTATTTCTGGTTTGTTCTTTGCTGGACAAATCAATGGCACCACTGGTTACGAAGAAGCCGCTGCACAAGGTTTGATGGCCGGTCTGAATGCGAGCTTGTTCTCTCAAGGCAAAGAAGGCTGGAGCCCGCGTCGCGATCAGGCATACATGGGTGTATTGATTGACGACCTATCAACGATGGGCACGAAAGAACCATACCGTATGTTTACCTCTCGTGCAGAATATCGACTTCTGCTACGTGAAGATAACGCCGACATTCGTCTGACGGAACACGCGCACCAACTTGGCCTTATCGATGAGCAGCGCTGGAGCCGCTTCAACGAGAAGATGGAGAACATGGCGAAAGAGCGTCAGCGTCTAAAAGAAACGTGGATTAACCCTAAGTCTGAAGGTGTTGAGGCACTAAATGCCTTGCTAAAAACCCCGATTTCTCGTGAGGCCAGCGGTGAAGATCTGTTGCGTCGTCCAGAGCTAACCTACTCGCAACTGACCGCGCTCGATGCCTTTGGTCCTGCTCTTGAAGATCAACAAGCGAGTGAGCAGGTAGAGATCCAAGTGAAATACGAAGGTTATATCCAAAGACAGCAAGACGAGATCGAAAAATCGCTGCGTCATGAAAACACTAAGATCCCAGCGGATCTCGATTACAGCGATGTCAAAGGATTATCTAACGAGGTAGTGGCGAAGCTGAGTGAAGCCAAGCCTGAAACTATCGGTATTGCGTCCCGTATTTCTGGTATTACTCCAGCGGCAATCTCAATCTTGCTAGTCTATTTGAAAAAGCAAGGCGTGCTTAAAAAAGGTGAAGCTGCGTGA
- the mioC gene encoding FMN-binding protein MioC gives MIHIITGSTLGGAEYVGDHLSDLLVEQGLETTIHNQPELADIPAQGTWLVITSTHGAGEYPDNIQPFIAALQATPPRMSEVKFAVVGIGDSSYDTFCAAGKHAYSLLEDIGGTPLTDCLEIDILNHPVPEDAAEEWLNEHLSKFQ, from the coding sequence ATGATTCATATCATCACAGGCAGCACACTTGGCGGCGCTGAGTATGTGGGCGACCATCTCAGTGACTTGCTGGTAGAACAAGGCCTAGAGACCACTATCCATAACCAACCAGAGCTTGCAGACATACCTGCACAAGGTACTTGGCTGGTTATCACCTCAACGCACGGCGCGGGTGAATACCCAGATAACATTCAGCCGTTTATTGCTGCGCTGCAAGCGACCCCACCTCGCATGTCTGAAGTAAAGTTTGCGGTGGTCGGTATTGGCGACTCTAGCTATGACACCTTCTGCGCGGCAGGTAAACATGCCTACTCGCTACTTGAGGATATTGGTGGCACGCCACTAACGGACTGCTTGGAGATCGACATTCTCAACCATCCCGTGCCAGAAGATGCGGCGGAAGAATGGCTCAATGAGCACCTCAGTAAGTTCCAGTAG